From the Arthrobacter sp. PM3 genome, one window contains:
- a CDS encoding MFS transporter, protein MTRRKTTAGEPVRPRAMPAPRPAMTTGLTLLFAVAAGAAVGNLYWAQPLLDMIAADLHSSAATAGWLVTATQLGYAAGILLIVPLGDVLDRRRLVALMMLASAVALGLCAAAPSMTFLLVAVSLLGVTTVAGQILTPLAGDLADDARRGRVVGTVVAGILTGILASRTISGFIAAAGGWRAVYAAAAAAVVLLGALLYRVLPPLPPKARIPYPALLASLGAVIVKERAVRWTLALSSTGFAVFTLFWTSLTFLLAGAPFRYPVEVIGLFGLAGIAGAVTVQRAGRLHDRGWSLPATGIAWVLAVASFVLSCFAGSSVALLVVVVFVLDVAVQGQNVLNQTRLLSMSHEARSRLNTVYVTANFIGGAIGSAAAALLWSAGGWSAVSLTGAALSCFALTVWALGRRGPLTAARAIDVN, encoded by the coding sequence ATGACCCGCCGGAAGACCACAGCCGGGGAACCCGTCCGGCCAAGGGCGATGCCCGCACCCCGGCCCGCCATGACCACGGGGCTCACGCTCCTGTTCGCCGTGGCGGCGGGTGCCGCCGTCGGCAACTTGTACTGGGCCCAGCCGCTGCTCGATATGATCGCGGCCGATCTGCACTCCTCCGCCGCCACCGCAGGCTGGCTGGTCACGGCCACCCAGCTCGGCTACGCGGCAGGCATCCTGCTCATCGTGCCGCTTGGCGACGTTCTGGACCGGCGGCGGCTGGTGGCGCTCATGATGCTCGCCTCGGCCGTCGCGCTCGGGCTGTGCGCGGCCGCGCCGTCCATGACGTTCCTCCTCGTCGCGGTGAGCCTGCTCGGCGTCACGACGGTCGCCGGGCAGATACTCACCCCGCTCGCCGGGGATCTCGCCGACGACGCACGACGCGGCCGCGTCGTGGGGACCGTAGTCGCGGGCATCCTCACCGGCATCCTCGCCTCGCGGACCATCAGCGGCTTCATTGCCGCCGCGGGCGGGTGGCGGGCCGTGTACGCGGCGGCCGCAGCAGCCGTCGTCCTCCTCGGCGCGCTGCTGTACCGCGTGCTGCCGCCGCTCCCGCCCAAGGCGCGCATCCCCTACCCGGCGCTGCTCGCATCGCTCGGGGCCGTCATTGTCAAAGAGCGCGCCGTGCGCTGGACACTCGCGCTCTCCTCCACGGGGTTCGCGGTCTTCACCCTGTTCTGGACCTCGCTCACGTTCCTGCTGGCGGGGGCGCCGTTCCGCTATCCGGTCGAGGTGATCGGCCTGTTCGGGCTCGCGGGCATCGCCGGCGCGGTGACCGTGCAGCGTGCCGGCCGCCTCCACGACCGCGGCTGGTCCCTGCCGGCAACGGGCATCGCCTGGGTACTCGCGGTGGCGTCCTTCGTGCTGTCCTGCTTCGCGGGCAGCTCCGTGGCCCTGCTCGTCGTCGTGGTCTTTGTCCTGGACGTCGCGGTCCAGGGGCAAAACGTCCTCAACCAGACACGCCTGCTGTCGATGTCCCACGAGGCCCGCAGCCGGCTCAACACTGTGTACGTCACGGCCAACTTCATCGGCGGGGCCATCGGCTCCGCGGCCGCGGCGCTCCTGTGGAGCGCGGGCGGTTGGTCGGCGGTTTCGCTCACGGGCGCGGCGCTAAGCTGCTTCGCCCTGACCGTCTGGGCGCTCGGCCGCCGCGGACCGCTCACGGCGGCGCGCGCCATAGACGTGAACTGA
- a CDS encoding MFS transporter, translated as MEIGSLAAPPDVQAGTKVRRAGTALAASVVGFFMITLDAVVVNVALPSIRADLGGGMTGLQWVLDGYTLMFAAFLLSAGAFSDRLGAKRSFGVGLAVFVIASLACGVAPDLATLLAARFVQGAAAALMMPASMALIGQAYPEPARRARAVAFWAMGGAIASTSGPVVGGLLNLVSWRLIFLINLPVGVAALILLARTPRSARHSAPIDWIGQTTAMLAMGGITYGVIEAGAAGFAAPQVVTALAAGLAALAAFAVLQARGRHPMVPPELRRSGTVRVAAAAGFAFMVGYYGLPFVMSLDLQQHRGLSSFQTGIAFLPMMLIGLIITPFSARIVERSGTRRLVVLGFVVMATGLAAIALLPAGAPVGAVSGLMVLVGLAGPLIMPPITAALLNAVPAHLSGTASGVFNTSRQFGGALAVAVFGSLLADPSTFHAGVLTSLLLAAAVALCAAFASRQLNARDAQ; from the coding sequence CCGGCGTGCCGGAACCGCCCTGGCCGCGTCCGTCGTGGGCTTCTTCATGATCACCCTGGACGCAGTGGTGGTGAACGTGGCCCTGCCCAGCATCCGCGCCGACCTCGGCGGGGGCATGACAGGACTCCAGTGGGTCCTGGACGGGTACACGCTCATGTTCGCCGCGTTCCTGCTCTCGGCCGGCGCCTTCTCCGACCGGCTGGGCGCCAAACGGTCTTTCGGTGTCGGGCTGGCCGTTTTCGTCATCGCTTCGCTGGCGTGCGGCGTCGCGCCGGATCTCGCCACCCTCCTTGCGGCCCGATTCGTGCAGGGCGCCGCGGCCGCCCTGATGATGCCCGCATCCATGGCCCTGATCGGACAGGCGTACCCTGAGCCGGCCCGGCGGGCGAGGGCAGTCGCCTTCTGGGCCATGGGCGGGGCGATCGCGTCGACGTCCGGGCCGGTGGTCGGCGGGCTGCTGAACCTCGTGAGCTGGCGGCTCATCTTCCTCATCAACCTCCCGGTCGGCGTCGCCGCACTGATCCTGCTGGCCCGTACGCCGCGCTCGGCCCGCCACAGTGCTCCGATCGACTGGATCGGACAGACGACGGCGATGCTCGCCATGGGCGGCATCACGTACGGCGTCATTGAGGCCGGCGCAGCCGGGTTTGCCGCCCCGCAAGTCGTCACAGCGCTGGCTGCCGGCCTGGCAGCGCTGGCCGCGTTCGCCGTCCTGCAGGCCCGGGGGCGGCATCCGATGGTGCCGCCGGAGCTCCGCCGCTCCGGCACGGTGCGTGTCGCCGCCGCTGCCGGTTTTGCCTTCATGGTCGGGTACTACGGGCTTCCGTTCGTGATGAGCCTGGACCTGCAGCAACACCGGGGGCTGTCGTCGTTCCAGACCGGGATCGCGTTCCTTCCGATGATGCTGATCGGGCTCATCATCACACCCTTCAGCGCCCGGATCGTCGAGCGCTCTGGCACCAGGCGGCTGGTGGTGCTCGGATTCGTGGTGATGGCCACGGGTCTCGCGGCCATCGCGTTGCTCCCCGCCGGGGCACCGGTAGGAGCGGTGTCGGGCCTCATGGTCCTCGTCGGTCTGGCCGGCCCGCTCATCATGCCGCCGATCACCGCCGCCCTGCTCAACGCCGTCCCGGCACATCTATCCGGCACGGCCAGCGGAGTCTTCAACACGAGCCGGCAGTTCGGCGGGGCCCTCGCGGTCGCCGTCTTCGGGTCCCTGCTGGCCGACCCCTCCACGTTCCACGCCGGAGTGCTCACCAGCCTCCTCCTCGCGGCCGCCGTCGCCCTGTGCGCGGCTTTCGCAAGTCGACAACTCAACGCAAGGGATGCTCAATGA